The Acidobacteriota bacterium genome segment ATGCCGCACGCCGACCTCCACCTCGGGACATCCTCGTGGTCGAGCGCCGACTGGGACGGCGTCTTCTACCCGAAGGGGATGGCCGCGCGCGACTACCTCGCCCACTACGCGACGAAGTTCCGCAGCGTGGAGGTCGACGCAACGTTCTACCGCGTGCCCGCCCTCTCGACCACCAGGAAGTGGCGGAGCGATCTCCCCGAAGGGTTCAAGCTCGCGGCCAAGGTGCCGCAGGCGATCACGCACGAGAAGGGAATGGTCGACTGCGCCCAGAACCTCGCGGCCTTCCTCGCGGCGATGGAGCCCCTCGGCGACCGGCTCGGGCCGCTTCTCCTCCAGTTCCCGTACTACAAGAAGGACGCGGAGATGACGGAGAAGGTCTTCCTCGAGAGGCTCGATGCCTTCCTCCCCCTCCTGTCGGCCGACTACAGGTTCGCCCTCGAGATCCGAAACAAGGGATGGCTCAAGCCCGCGCTCTTCGATCGGCTGTCGAAGCACCGCGTCGCCTTCGCGCTCATCGACCACCCGTGGATGCCGAACCCTGCCCAGTACTCCGCGATGGAGCCCTTCACCGCCGACTTCGCGTACGTGAGATGGCTCGGGGATCGCTACGCCATCGAGAAGATCACGAAGAGCTGGGACAGGGTCATCGTGGATCGATCGCGCGAGATGGAATCGTGGGTTCCGCTCATCAAGGCGATCCTCGAGGGGAAGCGGGCGATCTATGCCTACTTCAACAACCACTACTCCGGCCATGCCCCGGGGTCGATCGAGCTCTTCGAGAAGATCTGGCGGGAGAAGATCACTCCAGCGTGACGGACCTGAGGCTGATGGTGGCGTGCTCGAACCCCTCGAACGCGTAGCTGACGCGCGGCCGCGCGCCGCCGCCTGACGCCGCCCCCGCCGCCACCAGAAGCGGGGCGTAGTGCTCGACAGTCGGATGCGCGATGCGGCCGTGCGGCGCCCGATCTCGGAAATCGGCGAGGGCGTCGAGAGCCCACGCGTCCAGCGAGCCTTTCACCCACGCGTCGAACTCCCGCGCCCAGGGGCGCGCGACCTCGCTCTCGTCGAAGAGATCGGCGGTCCTGAGATTGTGGACGAGGTTTCCGCTCCCGAGGATGAGAACCCCTTCGTCGCGGAGCGGCGCGAGGGCCCGCCCGACATCCACGTGGCGCGCGAGCGGCATCCCCGCCAGGAGGCTGAGCTGCACGACGGGGATCGAGGCCGCGGGGTAAAGGCGGCGGAGCGGCGCCCACGCGCCGTGATCGAGCCCGCGCGCGCCATCCTCCGTGGCCGGGAGGCCCGCCGCGCGCAGGAGCGCCGCGATCCGGGCGGCGAGCGCGGGATCTCCCGCAGCGGGATAGCGCACGGCGAAGAGCTCCTCGGGGAAGCCGTGGAAATCGTGGATCGTCTCGGGGCGATCCGAAGACGTCGCGGCGAGGCGCGGCGACTCCCAGTGCGCGGAGACGGCGAGGATCGCCCGCGGCCTCGGGAGGCCCCGGCCCCAGGCGAGCAGGAACCTGGTGAATATCGTGTCGCGGATCGCGTTCAACGGGTTCCCGTGCGCGCAGAAGACGACGGGCATCCGGGCGGGGCCCGTCACGTTCTCTCCCCCCGGGGCTTCTTCGCGGCCGGCGGCTCCTTGCGGAAGCTGTCGAGCCAGTGCCTCAGCGCGAAGAGTGGATGCCGGAGCATCATCCGGGGGCCGGCGTACCGCATCACTTCCTTCACCCGGTCGCGCATCGCGGGCTTATAGCAGTGGATCGGGCAGTCGGCGCACGGGGGCTTCTCGTCCGCGAACGGGCACCGCCGGAGGCGCTGCTCGGCATAGCCCAGCAGGCCGCCGCACGCCTCGCAGAGACCCGCGGTCGCGCCATGCCGGCGCTCGCAGAAGAGGCGCACCATCGCCTCGATCGTCGCCCGCTCCCTCTCGAGGTGGCCTTCGCCCATCGCGGGGCAGTCTACGGCCGGCGCCGGGGGAAGGCCATTTCCGGAACGATCGTTCCCACAACCGAACATCCGCGGCGACCCGAGCGCCGCCGGCGCTCACCGCAAGTCCAACGAACCCGAGAGCTTGAGATGGCGGCGGGAGGTGGTACGTTCTTAGGAACAGAGCTGCGGCATGAGCTCACTCCTCCACGACATCCGTCACGCCTTCCGGTCGTTGCGCGGAAGCCGCGGCGTCGCCACCGTCGTCGTCCTCACCATGGCCCTCGGCATCGGCGCGAGCACGCTGATCTTCAGCGTCGCCGACGCCGTGCTCTGGCGCCCGCTCCCCTACCCCGAGCCGGATCGCATCGCGCTCCTGCAGGAGACGAACCTCCAGACGGGGGGCAGGCCGTTCCACGTCTCGTACCCGAATTTCCGCGACTGGCGAGAGGCGAGCCAATCGTTCGAGTCGATGGCTCTCTGCACGTCGGGCGGCGGCGTCGCGACCGGCCTCGGCGATCCGATGCGCGTCGGCGAGGCGCTCGTCTCGTCGGAGATCTTCTCCCTCTTCCGGACCTCCGCGGAGATCGGCCGGACGATGCTCAGAGAGGACGATCGCCCCGGCGCGCCGAAGGTCGTCGTCGTGAGCCACGCCTTCTGGGTGAAGCATCTCGCCTCGGATCCCGCCGCCCTCGGCCGGAGCTTCGAGATCGACGGCGACGCCTTCACGGTCGTCGGGGTGATGCCCGCCTCCTTCGCGTTCCCCTCCTCCGAGGTCGAGGTCTGGGTCCCGATGGGTCCCTTCGCGAAGCTCCTCGACAATCGGGCCGTGCATCGCCTCAGCGCGCTCGGGCGGCTCAGGCCCGGGGTGACGTTCGACGCCGCCCGCGCCGAGATCGCGTCGATCGCGGCCGCCATCCAGGCGAAGGACCCCGCCGCCGACCCCCGGCACGGCGCGACGGTCACCCCCTACCGCGAGTCCCTCGTCGACGACTACCGACCCGCGCTGGTCATCCTCCTCGGCGCCGTCGGCTGCGTGGTGCTGATCGGCTGCACGAACGCGGCCCACCTCCTCCTCGCGCGGGCCGTGGCCCGCGGCCGCGACGCGGCGATCCGATCGGCCCTGGGCGCCTCGCGGGCCCGCATCGTCCGCCAGGCGATCGTCGAAGGAGCGCTCGTCGGCCTCGCCGGCGGCGCTCTGGGGCTGCTCCTCGCCCAGTGGGGGCTTGCGCTGCTCTCGTCGGGGCAGCTCGACTTCCTGCCGCTCGCGCGCGGCGCGACGATCGACGCGCGCGTCGTCGCCTTCTGCATCGCGACGTCCCTGGCCGCGGGCCTTCTCGCGGCCATCGCCCCGGCGGTGAAGCTCGGCCGCCTCGACATCCACGGCGCGCTCAAGAACCAGGCCGGCGTCCCCTCGCGCCGGGCGGCGATCGATCCGCGCCGCGGCCTCGTCGCGCTCGAAGTGGCGCTGTCGATCGTGCTCCTCGTCGGCGCCGGGCTGATGATCCGGAGCCTCGCGCGCGTCCTCGCCGTCGACCCGGGATTCAGACCCGAGCGAGTCCTCACGATGGCCGTCTCGCTCCCCTCGACCACCTTCGCCGACCGCCCCGCGATCGTCGCGTGGTACCGCGATCTCCCCGAACGGCTCGCGACCGTCCCTCAGATCGAGAGCGTGAGTGCGGTCAACGCGCTGCCGATCAGCGGCGGGGACGCCCAGGGGAACGTGACGATCGAGGGGCGCGCCTTCGTCGCGGGCGAGGTCCCCTCCGCGAGCTTCCGGCGCATCCTCCCCGGCTACTTCCCCACGATGGCGATCCCGATCGTCGAGGGGCGCGATTTCGACGCCCACGACACCGGCGCCGGGGACGACAAGGTCGTCATCGTCAACGAGGGGATGGCCCGGCGCTTCTTCCCGCGAGGGAAGGCCGTGGGCTCGCGGATCAAGATC includes the following:
- a CDS encoding nitrous oxide-stimulated promoter family protein, with the translated sequence MGEGHLERERATIEAMVRLFCERRHGATAGLCEACGGLLGYAEQRLRRCPFADEKPPCADCPIHCYKPAMRDRVKEVMRYAGPRMMLRHPLFALRHWLDSFRKEPPAAKKPRGERT
- a CDS encoding dioxygenase — protein: MPVVFCAHGNPLNAIRDTIFTRFLLAWGRGLPRPRAILAVSAHWESPRLAATSSDRPETIHDFHGFPEELFAVRYPAAGDPALAARIAALLRAAGLPATEDGARGLDHGAWAPLRRLYPAASIPVVQLSLLAGMPLARHVDVGRALAPLRDEGVLILGSGNLVHNLRTADLFDESEVARPWAREFDAWVKGSLDAWALDALADFRDRAPHGRIAHPTVEHYAPLLVAAGAASGGGARPRVSYAFEGFEHATISLRSVTLE
- a CDS encoding ABC transporter permease, yielding MSSLLHDIRHAFRSLRGSRGVATVVVLTMALGIGASTLIFSVADAVLWRPLPYPEPDRIALLQETNLQTGGRPFHVSYPNFRDWREASQSFESMALCTSGGGVATGLGDPMRVGEALVSSEIFSLFRTSAEIGRTMLREDDRPGAPKVVVVSHAFWVKHLASDPAALGRSFEIDGDAFTVVGVMPASFAFPSSEVEVWVPMGPFAKLLDNRAVHRLSALGRLRPGVTFDAARAEIASIAAAIQAKDPAADPRHGATVTPYRESLVDDYRPALVILLGAVGCVVLIGCTNAAHLLLARAVARGRDAAIRSALGASRARIVRQAIVEGALVGLAGGALGLLLAQWGLALLSSGQLDFLPLARGATIDARVVAFCIATSLAAGLLAAIAPAVKLGRLDIHGALKNQAGVPSRRAAIDPRRGLVALEVALSIVLLVGAGLMIRSLARVLAVDPGFRPERVLTMAVSLPSTTFADRPAIVAWYRDLPERLATVPQIESVSAVNALPISGGDAQGNVTIEGRAFVAGEVPSASFRRILPGYFPTMAIPIVEGRDFDAHDTGAGDDKVVIVNEGMARRFFPRGKAVGSRIKIGPPEREPWLKIVGVVADVKNVGLDAGTALATYEPHAQRPWSDMSVIVRTKGDPARVAEAVRARIREGHTDILADQVDTMEGRIAASVAGRRLNMALLAAFAGLALALAAVGVYAVMAFSVSRRTREMGIRMALGARRLDVVRLVIAEAAGPAVAGIGAGLAAAAALTRLLSSLLFDVSPLDATTFFAAPLVLAAVALLASYLPARRAAGTDPLIALRSE
- a CDS encoding DUF72 domain-containing protein, whose product is MMPHADLHLGTSSWSSADWDGVFYPKGMAARDYLAHYATKFRSVEVDATFYRVPALSTTRKWRSDLPEGFKLAAKVPQAITHEKGMVDCAQNLAAFLAAMEPLGDRLGPLLLQFPYYKKDAEMTEKVFLERLDAFLPLLSADYRFALEIRNKGWLKPALFDRLSKHRVAFALIDHPWMPNPAQYSAMEPFTADFAYVRWLGDRYAIEKITKSWDRVIVDRSREMESWVPLIKAILEGKRAIYAYFNNHYSGHAPGSIELFEKIWREKITPA